From Triticum aestivum cultivar Chinese Spring chromosome 4A, IWGSC CS RefSeq v2.1, whole genome shotgun sequence, a single genomic window includes:
- the LOC123088491 gene encoding disease resistance protein RGA2 yields the protein MGGLGKTTLAKMVCNDQEVQKHFQLKMWHCVSDNFDTVALLKSNIELVVNSDLPDTIELLQKQLQEVIGQKRFILILDDVWYEDKRMWEDVLKPLLCSVGGPGSVIVVTCRSKQVASIMCTVKPHELVFLSADNSWDLFSNKTFSNGVEEQAELVAIGRHIVNKCGGLPLALKTMGGLLSSQKHVHEWKSIEASNIGDNDRGKYEVMLILKLSCKHLSSEMKQCFALCAIFRKDYEMQKDFLIELWMANGFIQEEETMDLIQKGEFIFDELVWRSFLQDKKVLEYPRMVVCKMHDLMHDLAKYVSNECASIDELNQRKALLKDGCHMQMSKVDELEQISGLCKGRTCLRTLLAPSGSSHKDFKELLQISSSLRALHCPPYSIAICKAINAKHLRYLDLSVSDIVTLPNSICLLYNLQTLRLVACKELRKLPEDMTGLRKLINLYLFDCDSLRSMSPNFGVMNNLHILTTFVVDTGYGLGIEQLKDLKHLSNRLELLNLSKIKSAENAKEANLSQKQNLTELLFSWDQKFHDEPKDVEEVLQCLEPHYNIQNLEILGYGGPQISQLMRNPEMFNCLKELKMSNCARCKSIPVVWLSVSLEILSIEKMDNLTTLCNSLDVEGGGHVTPFQIFQRLKRMRLFELPSLEIWAENSVGEPCDSLLKFPMLEVLRIENCPKLASIPMIPVVRDMSIVGVHGTAVSFIFMCIRLGSWPFLVALTLESKEDMAMLLLDAQLIQSERPLEKLEYLALQGPNSLDTRFVLSRSCLMPWKCFRFVEMLVIRGCNNLVRWPSDELGCFDRLCVLRIEDCDNQEEDTSSSNGTLPLSLEELEISLCKHLVKLPSNLGNLANLISLYVGSCSALKALPDGMCGLTSLRELRICDCPALDEFPHGLVERLPALELLKIHGCPELVRLCRGGKYFNLVSSIPRKIIFD from the coding sequence ATGGGAGGTCTTGGTAAGACAACTCTTGCTAAGATGGTGTGTAATGACCAAGAAGTCCAGAAACATTTCCAGTTGAAGATGTGGCACTGCGTGTCAGACAACTTTGATACCGTTGCTCTTTTGAAATCCAACATTGAATTGGTTGTAAATAGTGATCTGCCTGACACCATTGAGTTGTTGCAAAAGCAACTTCAGGAAGTCATTGGCCAAAAAAGGTTTATTCTCATTCTTGATGATGTATGGTATGAAGATAAGAGAATGTGGGAGGATGTATTGAAGCCACTATTGTGTTCTGTTGGTGGACCAGGAAGTGTTATAGTGGTCACATGTCGAAGCAAGCAAGTAGCGTCTATAATGTGCACGGTTAAGCCCCATGAGCTAGTATTTCTGAGTGCAGATAATTCATGGGACTTGTTTTCAAACAAAACATTTAGCAATGGTGTGGAGGAGCAAGCAGAGTTAGTCGCCATTGGAAGGCATATTGTCAATAAATGTGGAGGGTTGCCTCTTGCTCTCAAGACAATGGGTGGATTGTTGAGTTCACAGAAACATGTACATGAATGGAAGAGCATTGAAGCAAGTAACATTGGGGATAATGACAGAGGTAAATATGAGGTCATGCTCATATTAAAGTTAAGCTGCAAACACCTGTCATCTGAAATGAAACAATGTTTTGCATTATGTGCAATTTTTCGCAAGGATTATGAGATGCAGAAGGATTTTCTGATCGAACTATGGATGGCAAATGGTTTTATACAAGAAGAGGAAACAATGGATTTAATACAGAAAGGAGAATTCATTTTTGATGAGTTGGTTTGGAGATCCTTCCTCCAAGATAAGAAAGTGCTAGAATATCCAAGAATGGTAGTATGTAAAATGCATGACTTAATGCATGATCTAGCAAAATATGTCAGCAATGAATGTGCAAGTATAGATGAACTAAATCAGCGGAAGGCATTGTTAAAAGATGGTTGTCACATGCAAATGTCAAAGGTTGATGAATTAGAACAAATTAGTGGGTTGTGCAAAGGAAGAACATGCCTccgcactttgttagctccttcAGGATCGTCACACAAGGATTTTAAAGAGTTGCTACAAATATCATCATCACTAAGAGCATTGCATTGCCCCCCTTATTCAATTGCCATTTGCAAGGCCATAAATGCAAAACATTTACGGTATCTTGACCTCTCGGTGTCTGACATCGTTACATTGCCAAATTCAATATGTTTGTTGTATAACTTGCAAACGTTGAGGCTCGTAGCTTGCAAGGAGCTGCGGAAGTTACCAGAAGACATGACAGGATTGAGAAAGCTCATCAATCTTTATCTCTTTGATTGTGATAGTCTCAGAAGTATGTCTCCAAACTTTGGTGTAATGAACAACCTTCACATATTAACAACATTTGTTGTGGATACTGGATATGGCCTTGGAATAGAGCAGCTCAAAGACTTGAAACACCTTAGCAATAGGCTGGAGCTATTGAATTTGAGCAAGATAAAGAGTGCAGAGAATGCAAAAGAAGCCAACCTCAGTCAGAAGCAAAATTTAACTGAGTTGTTGTTCTCTTGGGACCAAAAATTTCATGATGAGCCTAAAGATGTCGAAGAAGTGCTCCAATGTTTAGAACCTCATTATAATATACAAAATTTGGAGATACTCGGATATGGTGGTCCACAAATATCACAATTGATGAGAAATCCTGAGATGTTTAACTGTTTGAAAGAACTCAAAATGTCAAACTGCGCAAGATGCAAGAGTATACCTGTAGTATGGCTCTCTGTCTCTCTAGAGATTTTGTCCATAGAGAAGATGGATAACTTGACCACATTATGTAATAGCCTTGATGTGGAAGGTGGAGGACACGTTACTCCTTTCCAAATTTTCCAAAGGTTGAAGAGGATGAGGTTGTTTGAGTTACCAAGCCTGGAGATATGGGCAGAAAATAGTGTGGGAGAGCCTTGTGATAGCTTGCTAAAGTTCCCGATGCTTGAAGTGCTAAGGATAGAAAATTGTCCCAAGCTTGCAAGTATTCCAATGATCCCCGTTGTCAGGGATATGAGTATAGTTGGAGTTCACGGTACAGCAGTCAGTTTCATTTTTATGTGCATCCGTTTGGGCTCTTGGCCATTTCTCGTGGCTTTAACTCTGGAGTCTAAGGAAGACATGGCCATGTTGCTTCTAGACGCCCAACTAATCCAAAGTGAAAGACCTCTTGAAAAACTAGAGTATTTGGCTCTGCAAGGTCCTAACAGCTTGGACACAAGGTTTGTATTGTCTAGATCATGCCTTATGCCTTGGAAATGCtttagatttgtggaaatgttgGTGATTCGCGGGTGCAACAATCTTGTTCGTTGGCCATCAGATGAGCTCGGGTGCTTTGATCGCCTCTGTGTTTTGCGTATTGAAGATTGTGACAACCAGGAGGAGGACACTTCATCGTCTAATGGGACACTTCCGCTGTCCCTGGAGGAATTGGAAATTTCGTTATGCAAACATCTGGTCAAGCTGCCTTCGAACCTTGGAAATCTGGCCAACCTGATAAGTCTCTATGTGGGTTCGTGTAGTGCCCTGAAAGCGCTGCCTGATGGGATGTGTGGCCTCACTTCTCTTAGGGAATTGAGGATTTGTGATTGTCCAGCTCTGGATGAATTCCCGCATGGTCTCGTGGAGCGGTTGCCTGCCCTCGAATTGTTAAAGATACATGGCTGCCCGGAGTTGGTAAGACTATGCAGAGGAGGGAAATATTTCAACTTGGTCTCGTCTATCCCACGTAAGATAATTTTTGATTAG